A window from Akkermansia muciniphila encodes these proteins:
- a CDS encoding polysaccharide pyruvyl transferase family protein, giving the protein MNKILLYPHGGSGNHGCEAIVRSTMLLLRPEEGVLFSSACGEDRRYGLDRTVRVLPEQRPIRRCSAGYAAAWMRRHVLGVRDAFDRLAFGGIAEEGRGASVALCSGGDNYCYGEPVHIYLQNDLLRRAGVPAVLWGCSLEREDMKGAMLEDLKAFDLIVARESLTCDALRECGCSRTVLYPDPAFALPAREAGLPEGWKEGSMVGVNVSPLVIGHEGRAGAVMENYARLMEYVLDATDMNVALIPHVVWPGNDDRKPLEELYGRFRHTGRVVMVGDAPCEELKGYIARCRFLVAARTHASIAAYSTGVPALVVGYSVKARGIARDLFGTEDGHVLPVQALDAPDELRTAFVRMMGREDELKSIYAEKLPEYRERLGRLPEELATLLKRS; this is encoded by the coding sequence ATGAACAAGATTCTTTTATATCCCCATGGAGGAAGCGGCAATCACGGCTGTGAGGCGATTGTCAGGTCCACGATGCTGCTGCTCCGGCCTGAAGAAGGTGTTCTGTTCTCCTCCGCGTGCGGGGAAGACAGGCGCTATGGCCTGGACCGGACGGTGCGCGTGCTGCCGGAACAGAGGCCCATCCGGAGATGCTCCGCCGGGTATGCGGCAGCGTGGATGCGGCGGCATGTGCTGGGCGTCCGGGACGCTTTTGACCGGCTTGCCTTCGGCGGCATTGCAGAGGAGGGGAGGGGCGCTTCCGTGGCCCTGTGCAGCGGAGGGGACAATTACTGTTACGGGGAGCCCGTGCATATTTATTTGCAGAATGACCTGCTGCGCCGTGCGGGGGTGCCGGCCGTCCTGTGGGGGTGTTCCCTGGAACGGGAGGACATGAAGGGCGCCATGCTGGAGGATCTTAAGGCTTTTGACCTGATTGTGGCGCGGGAATCCCTGACCTGTGACGCCCTGCGGGAATGCGGATGTTCCCGCACCGTGCTGTATCCGGACCCTGCGTTCGCGCTCCCGGCAAGGGAGGCCGGGCTTCCGGAAGGCTGGAAGGAGGGGAGCATGGTGGGCGTGAATGTGAGCCCCCTGGTCATCGGCCATGAAGGGAGGGCCGGGGCCGTGATGGAAAATTACGCGCGGCTCATGGAATATGTGCTGGACGCTACGGACATGAATGTGGCCCTGATTCCCCATGTGGTGTGGCCCGGCAATGATGACCGGAAGCCGCTGGAGGAACTGTACGGCCGTTTCCGGCATACGGGCCGCGTCGTGATGGTCGGGGACGCTCCCTGCGAGGAATTGAAGGGATACATTGCCCGATGCCGTTTTCTGGTGGCCGCACGCACGCACGCCTCCATTGCCGCCTATTCCACGGGCGTTCCGGCGCTGGTAGTGGGCTATTCCGTGAAGGCCCGGGGGATTGCCCGCGATTTGTTCGGAACGGAAGACGGCCACGTGCTGCCCGTGCAGGCCCTGGACGCTCCTGATGAACTGCGGACGGCATTTGTCCGGATGATGGGCCGGGAGGATGAGTTGAAATCCATTTATGCAGAGAAGCTTCCCGAGTACCGGGAACGCCTGGGCCGTCTTCCGGAGGAACTGGCAACCCTGTTGAAACGGTCATGA
- a CDS encoding glycosyltransferase family 2 protein, with product MPSVSVIIPVFNAARFLEKCVGSVLGQTFTDFDVCLVDDGSTDGSGPLCDRLASGDRRVRVIHLDRNMGVSAARNRGMKETDGRWLCFIDGDDWVTPTYLQELVSAVEDGACDLVVEGLRSVRAGKKDEVTVPQPVELDARPGEEEAWVRLFRSFLLFGPVVKLYRRTLLARHSIRFPEDVSYGEDLMFNMAYLKYIRRLRTVDKAGYFYRRAEEGTLSTRFVPEKFIWIVRQFRLERKYFHTRRLEGEKVERYLAFRWWGLVYNSLFEIYRFREHYGLMGRLRAVRSIVGTPENNLLRAYPDVFHCPKWMSVCLFNRWPFSLFLLMEGARTRKK from the coding sequence ATGCCTTCCGTATCCGTCATTATTCCCGTGTTCAACGCCGCGCGTTTTCTTGAAAAATGCGTGGGCTCCGTGCTGGGGCAGACCTTCACGGATTTTGACGTTTGCCTGGTGGATGACGGTTCCACGGACGGAAGCGGTCCGCTGTGCGACAGGCTGGCTTCCGGGGACAGGCGCGTCCGGGTCATCCATCTGGACAGGAACATGGGAGTTTCCGCCGCCAGAAACCGCGGCATGAAGGAAACGGACGGGCGCTGGCTGTGCTTCATTGACGGGGATGACTGGGTAACGCCCACCTACCTTCAGGAACTGGTTTCCGCCGTGGAGGACGGGGCTTGCGACCTGGTGGTGGAAGGGCTGCGCTCCGTCCGCGCCGGGAAAAAGGATGAAGTGACGGTGCCGCAGCCTGTGGAACTGGATGCCAGGCCCGGAGAGGAGGAAGCCTGGGTACGGCTGTTCCGCTCCTTCCTGCTCTTTGGCCCGGTGGTGAAGCTGTACAGGCGCACCCTGCTGGCCCGGCATTCCATCCGTTTTCCGGAAGACGTCTCCTACGGGGAAGACCTGATGTTCAACATGGCATACCTGAAATACATCAGGCGTTTGAGAACGGTGGACAAGGCCGGCTATTTCTACCGCCGGGCGGAGGAAGGAACCTTGTCCACACGGTTTGTCCCGGAAAAATTCATCTGGATTGTCCGGCAGTTCCGCCTGGAACGGAAATATTTCCACACCCGGAGGCTGGAGGGAGAGAAGGTGGAGAGGTACCTGGCGTTCCGCTGGTGGGGGCTGGTGTACAATTCCCTGTTTGAGATATACCGTTTCCGGGAGCACTATGGCCTTATGGGACGCCTGCGGGCGGTGCGGTCCATTGTAGGAACGCCGGAAAACAACCTGCTGCGCGCTTATCCCGATGTGTTCCACTGCCCCAAGTGGATGAGCGTTTGTTTATTCAACCGCTGGCCCTTCAGCCTGTTCCTGCTGATGGAAGGAGCCCGGACCCGGAAAAAATAG
- a CDS encoding glycosyltransferase — protein MKKVAFFVNSLSGGGAEKILQTLLNRWNGDQWEVVIYSIKKEDVPSGYPRNVSVRFLFDALRDGDGPWGRLWVKVRNGLKLLVYRHFPPSVFHRLFIRGTYDVEAAFIEGYATRIAGGSTHAGTRKLAWVHIDLAANHWTLPAYRNAEEEKAVYRCFDTVACVSRNVRESLLELMGPLQDARVVYNPVDVPRIRDKAVEYVPERPDGKVLFCASGRLVPQKGFDRLVTACRYLAQEGFSFHLWILGEGPERETLEAMIKEGNLQDRITLLGHRENPYPYVKAADWLVCSSRSEGYSTVISESLILGTPVTATLCSGVPEQLRDGEFGLIAENHVLGLYRALEDILTGKVDYRDYCGRALRGGSRFDLDGQMSAVKRLFEETR, from the coding sequence ATGAAGAAAGTAGCGTTTTTTGTCAACAGCCTGTCCGGCGGCGGCGCGGAGAAAATTCTGCAAACCCTGCTGAACCGCTGGAACGGGGACCAGTGGGAGGTAGTCATTTATTCCATTAAGAAGGAAGATGTTCCGTCCGGCTACCCCCGGAATGTCTCCGTCCGTTTTTTATTTGATGCCCTCCGGGATGGGGACGGCCCCTGGGGGCGCCTGTGGGTCAAGGTCAGGAATGGACTGAAATTGCTGGTTTACAGGCATTTCCCCCCCTCCGTTTTCCACCGCCTGTTCATCCGCGGAACCTATGATGTGGAAGCGGCTTTCATTGAAGGCTATGCCACGCGGATAGCGGGAGGCTCCACCCATGCCGGGACCCGGAAACTGGCCTGGGTCCATATTGACCTGGCCGCCAACCACTGGACTCTTCCCGCCTACCGGAACGCTGAGGAGGAAAAAGCCGTTTACCGCTGTTTTGACACGGTGGCCTGCGTGTCCCGGAATGTCCGGGAATCCCTGCTGGAACTGATGGGGCCTTTGCAGGACGCACGGGTGGTTTATAATCCCGTGGATGTTCCGCGCATCAGGGATAAAGCCGTGGAATACGTTCCGGAACGTCCGGACGGGAAGGTGCTTTTCTGCGCCTCGGGGCGGCTTGTTCCGCAGAAGGGCTTTGACCGGCTGGTGACGGCCTGCCGCTATCTGGCACAGGAGGGCTTCTCCTTCCATCTCTGGATTCTGGGAGAGGGACCGGAGAGGGAAACGCTGGAAGCCATGATTAAAGAGGGAAATTTGCAGGACAGGATTACCCTGCTGGGGCACCGGGAAAACCCGTATCCCTACGTGAAGGCGGCGGACTGGCTGGTCTGTTCTTCCCGCAGCGAGGGGTATTCCACCGTGATTTCCGAGAGCCTGATTCTTGGCACGCCCGTAACGGCCACGCTGTGTTCCGGAGTCCCGGAGCAGCTGAGGGACGGGGAATTCGGGCTGATTGCGGAAAACCATGTGCTGGGGCTTTACCGCGCCCTGGAAGACATTCTGACGGGAAAGGTTGATTACCGGGACTACTGCGGGCGGGCGCTCCGCGGGGGAAGCCGGTTTGACCTGGATGGGCAGATGAGTGCCGTGAAACGGCTTTTTGAAGAAACGCGCTGA
- a CDS encoding glycosyltransferase: MPRARLKVLFLVESLAGGGAEKILSGLVRGLDRDRFDVTVCTVVDCGPYREEVRKYARYRTIVGGRGLLYRIRYALVYRFLPAAWIYKWNIAGDYDVEVAFTEGLPTRLLAAAPEGNSRKIAWVHVDLEARPWTQGLVFRSLEEEKKAYARFQTVVHVSQTVREAFERRFGAHAGSVVLHNPVDGDAVRSGAASSAEEVPEKKHFRFISVGRLEDQKGFDRLIAALARLKERGWQAELVILGEGSRRRELEGRAAALGVADSVLMPGFLGNPYPWMASADLFVCSSRSEGMSTVVTEALMLGVPVLAVECSGVREQLGMGRFGRIVENHEEALACGMEDFLSGRESCEVWRERAALGGDAFVYGKAVRKVEHLLEGME, from the coding sequence ATGCCGCGCGCCCGTTTAAAAGTCCTGTTTCTCGTGGAATCCCTGGCCGGGGGAGGGGCGGAGAAAATTCTCTCCGGACTGGTGCGCGGCCTGGACCGGGACCGGTTTGACGTGACGGTGTGCACGGTGGTGGACTGCGGTCCGTACCGGGAGGAAGTGAGGAAGTATGCGCGTTACCGCACCATTGTGGGCGGACGGGGATTGCTTTACCGGATCAGGTACGCGCTGGTGTACCGCTTTCTTCCGGCGGCCTGGATTTATAAATGGAACATAGCCGGAGATTACGATGTGGAGGTGGCTTTCACGGAAGGGCTGCCTACGCGCCTTCTGGCGGCCGCTCCGGAGGGAAATTCCCGGAAAATCGCCTGGGTTCATGTGGACCTGGAAGCGCGGCCCTGGACGCAGGGGCTGGTGTTCCGGTCGCTGGAGGAGGAAAAGAAGGCGTATGCCCGTTTTCAAACCGTGGTGCATGTGTCGCAAACTGTCCGGGAGGCGTTTGAGCGGCGCTTTGGGGCGCATGCCGGGTCTGTGGTCCTGCACAATCCGGTGGACGGGGACGCCGTGCGTTCCGGAGCCGCCTCTTCCGCGGAAGAAGTGCCGGAGAAGAAGCATTTCCGCTTTATTTCCGTGGGGCGTCTGGAAGATCAGAAGGGCTTTGACCGTCTGATTGCCGCGCTGGCCCGCTTGAAGGAGCGGGGATGGCAGGCGGAACTGGTGATCCTGGGAGAAGGGAGCCGGAGGCGGGAACTGGAAGGCCGGGCTGCCGCCCTGGGAGTGGCGGATTCCGTGCTGATGCCCGGTTTCCTGGGAAATCCCTACCCATGGATGGCCTCGGCTGATTTATTTGTATGCAGTTCCCGCAGTGAGGGGATGAGCACCGTGGTTACGGAGGCGCTGATGCTGGGCGTGCCCGTGCTGGCCGTGGAGTGTTCCGGCGTGCGGGAACAGCTTGGCATGGGGAGGTTCGGGCGCATCGTGGAGAATCATGAAGAGGCGCTGGCTTGCGGCATGGAGGACTTTTTGTCCGGCAGGGAATCCTGCGAAGTCTGGCGGGAAAGGGCCGCGCTGGGAGGAGATGCGTTTGTTTACGGGAAAGCCGTGCGGAAGGTGGAACATTTGCTGGAGGGGATGGAATGA
- a CDS encoding GumC family protein — protein MKALSQKTEPLDGGGSAPPSLLPSPKAIMGRIVRNWYWCVLSLAICLPLAYLYAARQPQVYGKATTILVKEDYPKESVAATVLASTNGIVNTATTNLDNEIFLLSSHSLLETVVRNLKLDVTYWKKNKFRKVEIYQDSPIAVRFTREGAAADAKFQVVPVSREEFRVEKNMDDSGRDEKTGTFGKEIQFDSQTFIVKKTPRFNDGSLDVPVIVRKTSVRQAALGLAGGLTVKKASGKNNLINISMRCNNPVKAEQILHSIVHFYNEASLEEKNRRGMKTNQFIEERLDVISDEMQKNDLSIEDLKRETNVLTDLSTALTEEYENSINDKKDLRELELEIKSIEYLKEYLEQEAAHDSRLVPINAKIADMGIRDQIGVFNDTLLKRTSLKVNAGDNNPIVRELEANLNSLKDALRRSVNNYYTSLLVKKKNVEDQHEMTREHIRTVSSRERDVNHIEREQRVRESLYVFLLNKREENSLALAATEDNARMVDAVRGGNGPLEPNVAKILMVGFLAGMAIPVLLCVIAAVLDSNVKRRKEIETLTSIPVYGELPRKPRKLKNQEIVVNLEEPSELSECFPLLAERMVSLSDENGGEPLSVLVTSSCSGEGKTYLSVNLAVSLAVAGKKVLLMDMDLRKGTLSSLLGGAGKPGIGDLEQAGEGGWRSLVEKSSVSDHLDYLFAGTLPDHPSRLLLHDRIRKLMEELKEQYDFIFMDCVPYSSLADARIVARLADATLYVMRAGCVKKRDLAGLQKIWKNGELKRMGIVLCDVEPQGRSSRKAAVYRSLDTSSPCGENNSL, from the coding sequence ATGAAAGCCCTCTCCCAAAAAACGGAACCCCTGGACGGCGGCGGCAGTGCGCCGCCATCCCTGCTCCCCAGCCCGAAGGCCATCATGGGCCGGATTGTCCGGAACTGGTACTGGTGCGTGCTCTCCCTGGCCATCTGCCTGCCCCTGGCCTATCTGTATGCGGCCAGGCAGCCCCAGGTTTACGGGAAGGCCACCACCATCCTCGTGAAGGAGGACTACCCCAAGGAATCCGTGGCCGCCACGGTGCTGGCCTCCACCAATGGGATAGTGAATACGGCCACCACCAATCTGGACAATGAAATCTTCCTCCTTTCCTCCCACTCCCTGCTGGAAACCGTGGTCCGGAACCTGAAACTGGACGTTACTTACTGGAAGAAGAACAAATTCCGCAAGGTGGAGATCTACCAGGATTCCCCCATTGCGGTACGGTTCACGCGGGAGGGGGCGGCGGCTGACGCCAAGTTCCAGGTGGTTCCTGTGTCCAGGGAGGAATTCCGGGTGGAGAAAAATATGGACGATTCCGGGCGTGATGAAAAAACCGGAACCTTCGGCAAAGAGATTCAATTTGACTCCCAGACATTCATCGTGAAGAAAACGCCCCGGTTTAATGACGGCAGCCTGGACGTCCCCGTGATTGTCAGAAAAACTTCAGTCAGGCAGGCGGCGCTGGGGCTGGCGGGCGGCCTGACCGTCAAAAAGGCGAGCGGAAAGAACAACCTGATTAATATTTCCATGCGCTGCAATAATCCGGTGAAGGCGGAGCAGATTCTGCACAGCATCGTCCATTTTTACAATGAGGCCTCCCTGGAGGAGAAAAACAGGCGCGGAATGAAAACGAACCAGTTCATTGAGGAGCGCCTGGACGTCATCAGCGATGAAATGCAGAAGAACGACTTGTCCATTGAGGACCTGAAAAGGGAGACCAATGTACTGACGGACCTGTCCACCGCCCTTACGGAGGAATATGAGAACAGCATCAATGACAAGAAGGATCTGAGGGAGCTTGAGCTTGAGATCAAGTCCATTGAATACCTGAAGGAGTATCTGGAGCAGGAGGCGGCGCATGATTCCAGGCTGGTGCCGATCAATGCGAAGATAGCTGACATGGGCATCCGGGACCAGATAGGCGTTTTTAATGACACCCTGCTGAAAAGAACAAGCCTGAAGGTGAACGCCGGGGACAACAACCCGATTGTCCGCGAGCTGGAAGCCAACTTGAACTCCCTGAAGGATGCGCTGAGGCGCTCCGTGAATAATTACTATACGTCCCTGCTGGTCAAGAAGAAGAACGTGGAGGACCAGCATGAAATGACGCGGGAGCATATCAGGACCGTTTCCAGCCGGGAAAGGGACGTCAACCATATTGAACGGGAGCAGCGCGTCCGGGAATCCCTGTACGTCTTCCTGCTGAACAAGAGGGAGGAAAATTCCCTGGCCCTGGCCGCTACGGAGGATAATGCCCGGATGGTGGACGCCGTGCGCGGCGGGAACGGGCCCCTGGAACCGAACGTGGCCAAAATCCTGATGGTGGGTTTTCTGGCGGGGATGGCTATTCCCGTGCTCCTGTGCGTGATCGCGGCGGTGCTGGATTCCAACGTGAAGCGCCGGAAGGAGATAGAAACCCTGACTTCCATTCCCGTTTACGGGGAACTGCCGCGCAAGCCGCGGAAGCTGAAAAACCAGGAGATCGTGGTGAACCTGGAAGAGCCTTCCGAATTGTCCGAATGCTTCCCCCTGCTGGCGGAACGCATGGTCTCCCTTTCCGACGAGAACGGTGGAGAGCCCCTCAGCGTCCTGGTTACCTCCTCCTGTTCCGGGGAAGGGAAAACCTACCTCTCCGTAAATCTGGCCGTGTCTCTTGCCGTGGCTGGAAAGAAGGTGCTGCTGATGGATATGGATTTAAGGAAGGGCACGCTCAGCTCCCTGCTGGGCGGGGCCGGGAAGCCGGGCATCGGCGATCTGGAACAGGCGGGGGAAGGCGGCTGGCGTTCCCTGGTGGAAAAGTCCTCCGTTTCCGACCATCTGGACTATCTGTTTGCCGGAACCCTGCCGGACCATCCCTCCCGGCTGCTGCTGCATGACCGCATCCGGAAGCTGATGGAGGAATTGAAGGAACAGTATGATTTCATTTTCATGGACTGCGTCCCCTATTCCTCCCTGGCGGATGCCCGCATTGTGGCCCGGCTGGCTGACGCCACGCTGTACGTCATGCGGGCCGGCTGCGTGAAGAAGCGTGATCTGGCCGGACTCCAGAAGATATGGAAAAACGGGGAGCTGAAGCGCATGGGCATCGTCCTGTGCGACGTGGAGCCCCAGGGCCGTTCTTCCCGGAAGGCTGCCGTGTACAGGAGCCTGGATACTTCCTCCCCATGCGGGGAAAATAATTCTCTTTAG
- a CDS encoding polysaccharide biosynthesis/export family protein, whose amino-acid sequence MKYLNLFRHPVLWSRLLAAGLLLGALPACVKPEEVNYVQDLVLDQKAAIGKEYKIVIKKDDRLFISVSSKNPTLAQMFNKDSGSVSSPRDDERGYFVNTDGDIVFPVLGRIKAAGKTCIQLATDIENEILKEGYIKDPAVSVRLMNFKFSVLGEVSKPGSYEIKGERLTLLEALSKAGDLNMDGNRDIYIIREANGERIASKVDLRSSDLFHSPYYYIQQNDVIYVTPSDRKVNTRSEQLQIYPYLISGTSIAMVILAFCI is encoded by the coding sequence ATGAAATACCTTAATTTGTTCCGTCATCCCGTCCTCTGGAGCCGCCTGCTCGCAGCGGGCCTCCTGCTGGGCGCGCTTCCCGCCTGCGTCAAGCCTGAAGAAGTCAACTACGTCCAGGACCTGGTGCTGGACCAGAAAGCGGCCATCGGGAAGGAGTATAAGATCGTCATCAAGAAGGACGACCGCCTGTTCATTTCCGTCAGCAGCAAGAATCCTACGCTCGCGCAGATGTTCAACAAGGACAGCGGCAGCGTTTCCAGCCCCCGTGATGACGAGCGCGGCTACTTCGTGAATACGGACGGGGACATCGTGTTCCCCGTTCTGGGGAGAATCAAGGCTGCGGGCAAGACCTGCATCCAGCTGGCGACGGATATTGAAAATGAGATTCTCAAGGAAGGGTATATCAAGGACCCGGCAGTCAGCGTGCGCCTGATGAATTTCAAATTCTCCGTTCTTGGGGAAGTGTCCAAGCCGGGCAGCTATGAAATCAAGGGGGAGCGCCTGACCCTGCTGGAGGCTCTGAGCAAGGCCGGGGACCTGAACATGGACGGCAACCGTGACATTTACATCATCCGTGAGGCGAACGGAGAACGCATCGCGTCCAAGGTGGACCTGCGGAGCAGTGACCTGTTCCATTCCCCCTATTATTACATCCAGCAGAATGACGTCATTTACGTCACTCCTTCAGACAGGAAGGTGAATACCCGCAGCGAGCAGCTCCAGATTTATCCCTACCTGATTTCCGGCACCTCCATTGCCATGGTCATTCTGGCCTTCTGCATTTAA
- a CDS encoding polysaccharide biosynthesis protein — translation MTETHSPISKFLYYARHYLLNASGKFIFLLDLGLSSLVTMLACYYGEWIYKGDWVDKHVGAALLFDFFVTGIMLWRSGVYKTLVRFTTMKDLQKLMAAILLASVLLCLFNIVLWPTYYKGHVVCAIFNFVFTFLVLIGCRMACIGGRRWLEHLNSTESVSSITTTGRKRIALVGKLDACLLKASLIRSLKSEEYEVVGILTSAPEADGKEIRGIPIRLIKEAAEVETALNVFQASGVIFVGKGEILGEKKLADVCLEKGIELMVSHDLFQSFHEYSGVAVDEVQIEDLMEREEISIDTEKISGGIRDKVVMVTGAAGSIGSELVRQLCRFAPRRIVLLDHAETPLWLVRQEVEKLYPRVSVATSITNVCHRRQLEESMKLYRPELIFHAAAYKHVPLMEENPCTAVVNNVKGVMHLASLAAKYGVQRFVMVSTDKAVNPTSVMGATKRLAEMYVQSLGEHLAQKYGKGSTVFITTRFGNVLGSAGSVIPLFKEQIKKGGPVTVTHPEMIRYFMTIPEACHLILQANAMGKGGEIFVFDMGEQVKIVELAKKMIRLAGLSPLKDIRIVFTGLRPGEKLYEELLTDYEHTLETPHQRIRIFETRKYDMSELKEAFEELVRHAESNNLEETIRAMKQLIPEYKSNNSPYQKYDYLDLKKPLSI, via the coding sequence ATGACTGAGACTCATAGCCCGATTTCAAAATTCCTCTATTACGCCCGGCATTATCTGCTGAATGCCAGCGGGAAATTCATCTTCCTGCTGGATTTGGGGCTCTCCTCCCTGGTCACGATGCTGGCCTGCTACTACGGGGAATGGATCTACAAGGGGGACTGGGTGGACAAGCACGTAGGCGCGGCCCTTCTCTTCGATTTCTTCGTCACGGGCATCATGCTTTGGCGGTCCGGCGTTTACAAGACCCTGGTCCGGTTCACGACCATGAAGGACTTGCAGAAGCTGATGGCGGCCATTCTGCTGGCCAGCGTACTGCTGTGCCTCTTCAACATTGTTCTCTGGCCTACGTATTACAAGGGGCATGTCGTTTGCGCCATCTTTAATTTCGTCTTCACCTTCCTGGTTCTGATTGGGTGCCGCATGGCGTGCATCGGCGGAAGAAGATGGCTGGAACACCTCAATTCCACCGAATCGGTTTCTTCCATCACGACGACCGGGCGCAAGAGAATCGCGCTGGTGGGCAAGCTGGACGCCTGCCTTCTGAAAGCCTCCCTCATCAGAAGCCTGAAAAGTGAGGAATATGAAGTGGTGGGCATCCTGACTTCCGCTCCTGAGGCGGACGGCAAGGAAATCAGGGGGATTCCGATACGGCTGATCAAGGAGGCCGCGGAGGTGGAGACGGCCTTGAATGTGTTTCAGGCCTCAGGAGTTATTTTTGTGGGAAAGGGCGAAATTCTGGGAGAAAAGAAATTGGCGGACGTCTGTCTGGAAAAGGGAATTGAGCTGATGGTTTCCCACGACCTGTTCCAGTCGTTTCACGAGTATTCCGGCGTTGCCGTGGATGAAGTGCAGATTGAGGATTTGATGGAGCGGGAGGAAATCAGCATTGATACGGAAAAGATTTCCGGCGGCATCAGGGACAAGGTGGTGATGGTGACGGGCGCGGCGGGGTCCATAGGCAGCGAGCTGGTCAGGCAGTTGTGCCGGTTTGCCCCGCGCCGGATCGTGCTGCTGGACCATGCGGAAACGCCCCTGTGGCTGGTGCGCCAGGAGGTGGAGAAGCTATACCCCCGGGTTTCCGTTGCCACTTCCATCACGAACGTCTGCCACCGCCGCCAGCTGGAGGAGAGCATGAAGCTGTACCGTCCGGAGTTGATTTTCCATGCCGCCGCCTACAAGCACGTTCCTCTGATGGAGGAGAACCCGTGTACGGCCGTGGTCAATAACGTGAAGGGCGTCATGCATCTGGCGTCCCTGGCCGCCAAGTACGGGGTGCAGCGCTTCGTCATGGTCTCCACGGACAAGGCGGTGAACCCAACCAGCGTCATGGGGGCCACCAAGCGCCTGGCTGAAATGTACGTGCAGAGCCTGGGGGAACACCTGGCTCAGAAGTACGGGAAGGGCTCTACCGTGTTTATTACCACGCGGTTCGGCAATGTGCTGGGGAGCGCCGGGTCCGTGATTCCGCTGTTCAAGGAACAAATCAAAAAGGGCGGCCCGGTGACCGTCACCCATCCTGAAATGATCCGCTATTTCATGACCATTCCGGAAGCCTGCCATTTGATTTTGCAGGCTAACGCGATGGGGAAGGGCGGGGAGATTTTCGTCTTTGACATGGGAGAGCAGGTCAAAATCGTGGAGCTGGCCAAAAAGATGATCCGCCTGGCCGGGCTTTCCCCGCTGAAGGATATCCGCATTGTCTTTACCGGACTGCGGCCCGGCGAGAAACTCTATGAAGAACTTCTGACGGACTATGAACATACGCTGGAGACCCCGCACCAGCGCATCCGTATTTTCGAGACCCGGAAATATGACATGTCCGAGCTGAAGGAAGCCTTTGAAGAACTGGTGCGCCATGCGGAATCCAACAACCTGGAGGAAACCATCCGCGCCATGAAGCAATTAATACCCGAATACAAGAGCAATAACTCCCCTTACCAGAAGTACGACTATCTGGACCTGAAGAAACCCCTCTCCATCTAA
- a CDS encoding DegT/DnrJ/EryC1/StrS family aminotransferase, which yields MWLSLASTGEAEEKFVREAFESKWVTTVGPNVDAFERELEDYLGETHVVALASGTSALHLGLVMLGVGPGDEVLCQSMTFAASANPIIYQGASPVFVDSEESTWNMSPELLEEAIRDRIRQTGRTPRAIIPVDLYGMPARMEEIMEIAGKYGIPVLEDAAEALGSEYRGRKCGVFGTYGAFSFNGNKIITTSGGGALCCPDEESRNRVKFYATQARDQAPHYEHTHIGYNYRLSNVCAGIGRGQMLSLPAFLEKRRGIHEEYRRRLSGVPGLSLLENPDARYHSNHWLTCVQINPEEARFDRETLRLELQKAGVESRPLWKPMHLQPVFRSCPFYGSGVSDRLFEQGLCLPSGASLTGRDMDRVIDVMLNL from the coding sequence ATCTGGCTTTCCCTGGCCAGCACGGGTGAGGCTGAAGAAAAGTTCGTGCGTGAAGCTTTTGAATCAAAATGGGTGACTACGGTGGGCCCGAATGTGGACGCTTTTGAACGGGAGCTGGAGGACTACCTGGGGGAAACCCACGTAGTGGCCCTGGCGTCCGGCACTTCCGCCCTTCATCTGGGGCTGGTGATGCTGGGAGTGGGGCCGGGGGATGAAGTCCTCTGCCAGTCCATGACGTTTGCTGCCTCCGCCAATCCCATCATTTACCAGGGGGCTTCCCCCGTGTTTGTGGACAGTGAGGAAAGCACGTGGAACATGTCCCCGGAACTGCTGGAGGAAGCTATCAGGGACCGCATCAGGCAGACGGGGCGCACTCCCCGGGCCATCATTCCGGTGGACCTGTACGGAATGCCCGCCCGCATGGAGGAGATCATGGAAATTGCCGGGAAATACGGCATTCCCGTGCTGGAAGACGCCGCGGAAGCGCTCGGTTCCGAGTACCGGGGGCGCAAGTGCGGGGTGTTCGGGACTTACGGCGCGTTTTCCTTTAACGGGAACAAGATCATCACTACCTCCGGAGGCGGCGCGCTGTGCTGCCCGGATGAGGAATCCCGGAACAGGGTCAAATTTTACGCCACCCAGGCCAGGGACCAGGCGCCGCATTATGAACATACGCATATTGGCTACAATTACCGCCTCAGCAACGTGTGCGCGGGCATAGGCCGCGGACAGATGCTCTCCCTGCCTGCCTTTCTGGAAAAAAGGCGCGGCATTCATGAGGAATACCGCCGCCGCCTTTCCGGCGTGCCGGGGCTGTCCCTGCTGGAAAATCCGGACGCCCGCTACCATTCCAACCACTGGCTGACCTGCGTGCAGATCAATCCGGAAGAGGCACGGTTTGACCGGGAAACGCTGAGGCTGGAGCTCCAGAAAGCCGGCGTGGAAAGCCGCCCCCTCTGGAAGCCCATGCATTTGCAGCCCGTATTCCGTTCCTGTCCGTTTTACGGGTCAGGCGTGTCGGACCGCCTGTTTGAACAGGGCCTGTGCCTGCCTTCGGGCGCTTCCCTGACCGGGAGAGATATGGACCGTGTCATTGACGTCATGCTGAATCTTTAA